In one Butyrivibrio proteoclasticus B316 genomic region, the following are encoded:
- the trpE gene encoding anthranilate synthase component I yields the protein MTFYPDLDTIKTYAASGNYDIVPVSCTLLSDFITPIEVMRKLKKASTHCYMLESAQADEKWGRYTFLGYDPKLEITCINGHMKIGDSSFDTKDPSAHIRDIMHSHRSPKLSTLPTFTGGLVGYFSYDYLTYSEPTAKVSVNDTEEFKDVDLMLFDKVIVFDNVTQRIILIANMNLNSNAAGSASDVSFSTLEDNYNEAVSELNKIKDLLIYGEKQIEPKGKLLSPIKPLFDKETYSDMVIRAKKHIFEGDIFQIVLSNYLTADYEGSLFETYRRLRTINPSPYMFYFSGTDVEIAGASPETLVKLEDGVLHTFPLAGTRKRGTTEAEDIALEKELLADEKELAEHNMLVDLGRNDLGKISKFGTVEVEKLHSIERFSHVMHIGSTVRGIIRDDRDALDAIEAVLPAGTLSGAPKIRACQLIGALEGNKRGVYGGAIGYIDFSGNMDACIAIRLLYKKNGKVFVRSGAGIVADSNPEKEYEECINKAKAALTALENTMADEKGR from the coding sequence ATGACATTTTATCCGGATTTAGACACGATCAAAACTTATGCAGCAAGCGGCAATTACGATATTGTTCCTGTAAGCTGCACTCTTCTCTCCGACTTCATAACACCAATTGAAGTCATGCGAAAGCTCAAAAAGGCATCCACTCACTGCTATATGCTCGAATCAGCCCAGGCAGATGAGAAATGGGGCAGGTATACCTTTCTTGGATATGACCCTAAGCTTGAAATCACATGCATTAACGGACATATGAAGATAGGTGACAGTTCTTTTGACACTAAAGACCCATCTGCTCATATCAGAGATATCATGCACAGTCACAGAAGTCCTAAGCTTTCCACTCTTCCAACCTTTACAGGAGGTCTTGTAGGTTATTTTTCCTATGATTATCTGACTTATTCAGAACCGACTGCCAAGGTAAGCGTCAACGACACAGAGGAATTCAAAGATGTGGATCTTATGCTATTCGACAAGGTCATTGTTTTTGACAATGTAACGCAAAGGATAATCCTCATCGCCAACATGAATTTGAATTCAAACGCTGCAGGTTCAGCTTCAGATGTAAGCTTCAGTACACTTGAAGATAACTATAATGAAGCTGTTTCAGAGCTTAATAAGATAAAAGATCTCCTCATATACGGAGAGAAACAAATAGAGCCCAAAGGGAAGTTACTCAGCCCTATAAAGCCTTTGTTTGACAAGGAAACCTACTCTGACATGGTTATCCGCGCTAAAAAGCATATCTTCGAGGGTGATATTTTCCAGATCGTACTCTCCAACTATCTGACAGCGGATTATGAAGGAAGTCTCTTTGAAACATACAGAAGGCTTCGCACTATCAACCCTTCGCCCTACATGTTTTATTTTTCAGGGACAGATGTTGAGATTGCAGGTGCATCTCCCGAAACGCTGGTAAAACTTGAAGATGGTGTCCTCCACACCTTTCCTCTTGCAGGAACACGAAAAAGAGGAACTACAGAAGCTGAAGATATAGCCTTGGAAAAAGAGCTTCTTGCCGATGAAAAGGAGCTGGCTGAGCACAACATGCTCGTTGACCTTGGAAGAAATGATCTTGGTAAGATCAGTAAATTTGGGACTGTAGAAGTTGAAAAGCTTCATTCTATCGAAAGGTTCTCCCACGTTATGCATATCGGCTCTACCGTTCGAGGGATCATCAGAGATGACAGGGATGCTCTTGATGCAATAGAAGCCGTGCTTCCAGCAGGAACTCTTTCAGGAGCTCCCAAAATCCGCGCCTGCCAGCTTATTGGGGCTCTCGAGGGCAATAAGCGCGGCGTCTACGGAGGTGCTATCGGATACATTGATTTTTCAGGAAACATGGATGCCTGCATAGCCATAAGGCTTCTCTACAAGAAAAACGGCAAAGTCTTTGTAAGAAGCGGCGCAGGAATAGTCGCAGATTCTAACCCGGAAAAAGAATATGAGGAATGCATAAATAAGGCAAAGGCAGCTCTTACTGCTCTTGAGAACACTATGGCAGATGAGAAAGGCAGGTAA
- a CDS encoding anthranilate synthase component II gives MILLIDNYDSFSYNLYQMVGDIVYNSKDPDQQKDSVSRNNLPAEDILKVIRNDELTIEEIRRLSPDKIIISPGPGRPEDAGIIIDVVKELGKEIPILGVCLGHQAICASYGGVITYAKELMHGKQSHVHFDSSCPIFAGLGSEGDVARYHSLSLDADTLPECLSVTSTTDDGEIMAVQHREYSIFGLQFHPESILTPDGKTMLKNFIKL, from the coding sequence ATGATACTACTAATAGATAACTACGACAGTTTTTCATATAACCTATACCAGATGGTAGGCGACATTGTTTATAATTCCAAGGACCCTGATCAGCAAAAAGACTCAGTATCCCGGAATAATTTGCCTGCAGAAGATATCCTCAAAGTGATCCGAAATGACGAACTTACAATCGAAGAAATCCGAAGGCTCTCACCGGATAAGATAATTATTTCTCCGGGCCCCGGTCGCCCTGAAGATGCCGGAATCATCATAGATGTGGTCAAAGAGCTGGGAAAAGAGATACCAATCCTGGGTGTATGTCTGGGGCATCAGGCAATCTGTGCTTCCTATGGGGGCGTAATAACCTATGCCAAGGAGCTAATGCACGGCAAGCAGTCTCATGTACACTTTGATTCCTCCTGCCCTATTTTTGCAGGACTTGGAAGCGAGGGAGATGTTGCAAGATATCACTCTCTTTCTCTTGACGCAGACACACTTCCTGAGTGCCTTAGTGTCACATCAACCACTGATGATGGAGAGATAATGGCAGTTCAACACCGGGAGTATTCCATTTTCGGCCTTCAGTTTCATCCTGAATCCATCCTTACTCCGGACGGTAAAACCATGCTCAAGAACTTCATTAAACTATGA
- the glnA gene encoding type I glutamate--ammonia ligase: MSKYTREDIFRIVEEEDVAFIRLQFCDLFGVPKNIAIPSSQLEKALSNECMFDGISIDGFTRDDESDMYLYPDLDSFEIYPWRPQAGKVARMFCNVYTSDNKPFSGDPRSILGNVIKRAADMGISFKVNPRLEFFLFDYDDNGNPTATTKERAGYFDVAPLDQGENVRREIILNLEEMGFNISSSHHEIAPAQHEIQFEEEDALRAADMIMTFRMAVKTIAKKHGLYATFMPKPVEGISGSGMHMSFLAENSDGENIFVDKDGQLSETAGSFIAGVLSHARGMTLITNPIVNSYKRLVPGYDAPVNISWSQSSNGRSALIRIPSRKSSATRIEVRNPDATCNPYLAIALILAAGLEGIEKKLTPPAELTENIRSISFDQTSSSNVDVLPMTLGEAITAFKADEFGKEILSESVYRKIIEAKKAEWKEFRTCVTKWELDKYLNNF, translated from the coding sequence ATGAGCAAATACACAAGAGAAGACATTTTCCGAATTGTAGAGGAAGAAGATGTTGCATTTATCAGACTGCAGTTCTGCGATCTGTTTGGTGTTCCCAAGAACATCGCCATTCCATCAAGCCAGCTTGAAAAAGCTCTGAGTAATGAGTGCATGTTTGACGGGATCTCAATTGATGGTTTTACCAGAGATGATGAAAGCGATATGTACCTCTACCCTGACCTTGACAGCTTTGAGATTTATCCCTGGAGACCTCAGGCAGGTAAGGTTGCCCGCATGTTCTGTAATGTCTACACTTCAGACAATAAGCCTTTTTCAGGTGACCCCAGATCAATCCTTGGCAATGTCATAAAAAGGGCTGCAGATATGGGTATCTCTTTTAAAGTTAACCCACGTCTTGAGTTCTTTTTATTCGACTACGATGACAATGGAAATCCAACTGCTACCACCAAGGAAAGAGCCGGCTATTTTGATGTAGCTCCGCTTGATCAGGGCGAAAATGTCAGAAGAGAGATCATTCTGAACTTAGAAGAAATGGGCTTTAACATCTCTTCATCCCATCACGAGATTGCCCCTGCCCAGCATGAGATCCAGTTTGAAGAGGAAGATGCTCTAAGGGCTGCTGACATGATCATGACATTCCGTATGGCAGTTAAGACGATTGCCAAAAAGCACGGTCTTTATGCCACCTTTATGCCCAAGCCCGTAGAAGGGATCAGCGGATCCGGAATGCATATGAGTTTTCTTGCTGAAAATTCAGATGGTGAGAATATTTTTGTTGATAAAGACGGGCAGCTTTCTGAGACTGCCGGAAGTTTCATCGCCGGAGTACTCTCTCATGCAAGAGGAATGACTCTTATCACAAATCCTATTGTTAACTCCTATAAGAGACTAGTTCCCGGCTATGATGCTCCTGTTAATATCTCCTGGTCCCAGTCATCAAACGGCAGAAGCGCTCTTATTCGTATTCCTTCAAGAAAAAGCTCTGCTACAAGAATTGAAGTTCGTAACCCTGATGCAACCTGCAACCCATATCTTGCTATTGCTCTTATTCTTGCAGCCGGCCTTGAAGGCATTGAAAAAAAGCTCACACCTCCTGCTGAGCTGACTGAGAATATCAGAAGTATCTCTTTTGACCAGACAAGTTCATCAAATGTGGATGTTCTTCCTATGACTCTTGGTGAAGCTATAACAGCCTTTAAAGCTGATGAGTTTGGCAAAGAGATTCTGAGCGAGTC